Proteins from one Deinococcus sp. AB2017081 genomic window:
- the frr gene encoding ribosome recycling factor encodes MADMKSIQADTRERMGKALESLDSNLGILRTGRANPGILKKIVVDYYGATMPLDQVASVTTPDARTLVITPWDRGALNPIEKAIRDSDLGLNPNNKGDTIFITVPMLTEERRKEMVRNAKGYAEDARIAVRNLRKHALDEVKKVEGLGDDEIKRGEADVQKITDEFIAKVDQILQKKEQDILG; translated from the coding sequence ATGGCTGACATGAAATCCATTCAGGCCGATACCCGCGAACGCATGGGCAAGGCCCTCGAATCGCTCGACAGCAATCTGGGCATCCTGCGCACCGGCCGCGCCAACCCCGGCATCCTCAAGAAGATCGTCGTGGACTACTACGGCGCGACGATGCCGCTCGATCAGGTCGCCAGCGTCACCACGCCGGACGCCCGCACGCTGGTCATCACGCCGTGGGACCGTGGAGCCCTGAACCCCATCGAAAAGGCCATCCGCGACAGCGACCTGGGCCTGAACCCGAACAACAAGGGCGACACCATCTTCATCACCGTGCCCATGCTGACCGAGGAGCGCCGCAAGGAGATGGTCAGGAATGCCAAGGGCTACGCCGAGGACGCCCGGATCGCCGTGCGGAACCTGCGCAAGCACGCGCTGGACGAGGTCAAGAAGGTCGAGGGCCTGGGCGACGACGAGATCAAGCGCGGCGAGGCCGACGTCCAGAAGATCACCGACGAGTTCATCGCGAAGGTCGATCAGATCCTGCAGAAGAAGGAGCAGGACATCCTCGGGTGA
- a CDS encoding phosphatidate cytidylyltransferase — protein MESLSTRVLTSVVAFSVISVLVWLGAYAMLPALIFVSVMCLYEYIRMLDRNDIDVRRISLAVFGSAIIVASLPAIQATPPWPGGSWREVVLTVALGYLLVMEVMRPGERPLERIVYSLFGLLYIPWLLGYFLLLRYSPDAGDGLLYFALPLLATFAADIGGYFGGHYFGRRKLAPEVSPGKTVEGAVGGLALSFLTVLVISSLTHIWSPLESLLYSILVASASQLGDLSESLIKRALRTKDSGSSLPGHGGFLDRLDSLLFAVPATYLFLNISVFSR, from the coding sequence ATGGAAAGTCTGAGCACCCGCGTCCTGACCTCGGTGGTGGCCTTCTCGGTCATCAGCGTGCTGGTGTGGCTGGGCGCATACGCCATGCTGCCGGCGCTGATCTTCGTATCCGTGATGTGCCTGTACGAGTACATCCGAATGCTCGACCGCAACGACATCGACGTGCGCCGGATCTCGCTGGCGGTGTTCGGGAGCGCGATCATCGTCGCCAGCCTGCCGGCCATCCAGGCCACGCCGCCGTGGCCGGGCGGCTCGTGGCGTGAGGTCGTGCTGACCGTCGCGCTGGGCTACCTGCTGGTCATGGAGGTCATGCGGCCCGGCGAGCGCCCGCTGGAGCGCATCGTGTACTCGCTGTTCGGGCTGCTGTACATCCCGTGGCTGCTGGGCTATTTCCTGCTGCTGCGCTACAGCCCGGACGCCGGGGACGGACTGCTGTACTTCGCGCTTCCGCTCCTGGCGACCTTCGCGGCCGACATCGGCGGGTACTTCGGCGGGCACTATTTCGGCCGGCGCAAGCTCGCGCCGGAGGTCAGCCCCGGCAAGACCGTCGAGGGCGCGGTGGGCGGCCTGGCCCTGAGCTTCCTGACGGTGCTCGTGATCAGTTCGCTGACGCACATCTGGTCGCCGCTGGAGAGCCTGCTGTACTCGATCCTGGTGGCGAGCGCCTCGCAACTCGGTGACCTGTCCGAGAGCCTGATCAAGCGGGCGCTGCGCACCAAGGACTCGGGCAGCAGCCTGCCGGGGCACGGGGGCTTCCTCGACCGGCTGGACTCGCTGCTCTTCGCGGTGCCCGCCACGTACCTGTTCCTGAACATCAGCGTGTTCTCGCGGTAG
- the dxr gene encoding 1-deoxy-D-xylulose-5-phosphate reductoisomerase — MKVTVLGSTGSIGTQALDVVRERGWSVGTLAAGRNLELLAAQVREFRPEVVSVDASVYAAARDRLPHVIVTSDVSGAAVRPADVVVNAMSGLIGLEPTRAALLAGQAVALATKEAMVTAAHLMWEAAAAGGGRVVPVDSEHTGVYQCLTGEHIGDVAEVILTASGGPFRDGPADLSRVTPAQALKHPSWTMGPKVTIDSSTLMNKGLEVMECASLYGLPMTQVGVVIHPQSLMHAAVRFRDGSLKAQFGPTDMRLPIAYAMDAAPTGMTHPGDVRGTRRGPEVAGHVAWPLRGEWQFRDPDLDRFPCLALAYRAGTGGRLLPVALNAADEVAVDAFLAGRIGYLDIPRVIGGVLDETPAGDLTWDTLHATDAWARIRAGELCGVRA; from the coding sequence ATGAAGGTCACGGTTCTGGGCAGTACGGGAAGTATCGGCACGCAGGCGCTGGACGTCGTGCGGGAACGCGGCTGGAGCGTGGGCACGCTCGCGGCCGGGCGCAATCTGGAGCTGCTGGCCGCCCAGGTGCGCGAGTTCCGGCCGGAGGTCGTGAGTGTGGATGCCAGCGTGTATGCCGCCGCCCGCGACCGGCTGCCGCACGTGATCGTGACCTCGGACGTGTCCGGGGCCGCCGTCCGGCCTGCCGATGTGGTCGTGAACGCCATGAGCGGCCTGATCGGGCTGGAACCGACGCGCGCCGCGCTGCTGGCCGGACAGGCCGTGGCGCTGGCGACCAAGGAGGCCATGGTCACCGCCGCGCACCTGATGTGGGAGGCGGCCGCGGCGGGCGGGGGCCGCGTCGTGCCGGTCGATTCCGAGCACACCGGCGTGTACCAGTGCCTGACCGGCGAGCACATCGGCGACGTGGCCGAGGTGATCCTGACCGCGTCCGGCGGCCCCTTCCGCGACGGCCCGGCCGACCTGTCGCGCGTCACGCCCGCGCAGGCGCTGAAGCACCCGTCATGGACGATGGGGCCGAAGGTGACCATCGATTCCTCGACCCTGATGAACAAGGGGCTGGAGGTCATGGAGTGCGCCAGCCTGTACGGGCTGCCCATGACGCAGGTGGGCGTGGTGATCCACCCGCAGAGCCTGATGCACGCGGCCGTGCGTTTCCGGGACGGCAGCCTGAAAGCGCAGTTCGGCCCCACCGACATGCGTCTGCCCATCGCCTACGCCATGGACGCCGCCCCGACCGGCATGACCCACCCCGGCGACGTGCGGGGAACGCGGCGTGGGCCAGAGGTCGCCGGGCACGTGGCGTGGCCTCTGCGCGGCGAGTGGCAGTTCCGTGACCCGGATCTGGATCGGTTCCCGTGCCTGGCGCTGGCGTACCGCGCCGGTACCGGGGGTCGCCTGCTGCCGGTGGCCCTGAACGCCGCCGACGAGGTCGCCGTGGACGCCTTCCTGGCCGGGAGAATCGGCTACCTGGACATCCCCCGCGTGATCGGGGGCGTGCTGGACGAGACCCCGGCCGGCGACCTGACGTGGGACACGCTGCACGCCACCGACGCCTGGGCCCGCATCCGTGCGGGTGAACTGTGCGGGGTGAGGGCGTGA
- a CDS encoding M50 family metallopeptidase, with translation MSFFQSLAAVLTPAGLIWTLLIIGIATFLHELAHYALARWQGVAVKSFSVGMGPVVFRREWRGTEWRLSLLPIGGYVEIDGMAPEPGEDGVARPPQRGFARLPAWGKIAVLLAGPLMNLLLAIGLMTMTFTAQGVPAPDRARIESVVADSAAQRLGLRAGDVITAIDGRDIPQTVTVQGRPAAGWESVRDTLTRAGTHVFTVDRAGQQVDLTFEWTPTVNGERQLLGIRYGPDVMPATLPAAFVRSWQVTAQAVPQVVQSFAGLFSRFLTLDLSRDENVSGPIGTAEIVSQAARVSPWALVQVATLLNLSLAFFNLMPIPGLDGGRILLVLVGSLRGRPLSFAQEQAINLAGFAFVMLLMVFVVVRDVSRFF, from the coding sequence GTGAGTTTCTTCCAGAGCCTCGCCGCCGTCCTGACGCCCGCCGGGCTGATCTGGACCCTCCTGATCATCGGGATCGCCACCTTCCTGCACGAACTCGCGCACTACGCGCTGGCCCGCTGGCAGGGCGTGGCGGTCAAGTCATTCAGCGTGGGCATGGGGCCGGTCGTTTTCCGGCGCGAGTGGCGCGGCACCGAGTGGCGCCTGAGCCTGCTGCCCATCGGCGGCTACGTCGAGATCGACGGCATGGCCCCGGAACCCGGCGAGGACGGTGTGGCGCGGCCCCCCCAGCGCGGCTTCGCCCGGCTGCCCGCGTGGGGCAAGATCGCGGTACTCCTTGCAGGGCCGCTCATGAACCTGCTCCTCGCCATCGGGCTCATGACGATGACCTTCACGGCCCAGGGCGTGCCGGCCCCAGACCGCGCACGGATCGAGTCGGTCGTCGCGGATTCGGCGGCCCAGCGCCTGGGACTGCGCGCTGGCGACGTCATCACGGCGATCGATGGGCGTGACATCCCGCAGACGGTGACCGTCCAGGGGCGTCCGGCGGCGGGCTGGGAGTCCGTACGCGACACGCTGACGCGTGCCGGGACGCACGTGTTCACGGTGGACCGCGCTGGACAACAGGTCGACCTGACCTTTGAGTGGACGCCCACGGTGAACGGCGAGCGGCAGCTGCTCGGCATCCGGTATGGGCCAGATGTCATGCCGGCCACGCTGCCGGCCGCCTTCGTCCGGTCGTGGCAGGTGACGGCGCAGGCGGTGCCGCAGGTCGTGCAGTCCTTCGCCGGTCTGTTCAGCCGGTTCCTGACCCTGGATCTGTCGCGCGACGAGAACGTCAGTGGGCCCATCGGCACCGCCGAGATCGTCAGTCAGGCGGCCCGTGTGAGCCCGTGGGCGCTCGTACAGGTCGCCACGCTGCTGAACCTGTCGCTGGCCTTCTTCAACCTGATGCCGATTCCTGGCCTGGACGGTGGCCGCATCCTGCTGGTGCTCGTGGGGTCACTGCGGGGCCGCCCGCTGAGCTTCGCCCAGGAGCAGGCCATCAATCTGGCCGGGTTCGCGTTCGTAATGCTCCTGATGGTCTTCGTGGTCGTCCGGGACGTGAGCCGCTTTTTCTGA
- a CDS encoding peroxidase-related enzyme (This protein belongs to a clade of uncharacterized proteins related to peroxidases such as the alkylhydroperoxidase AhpD.) — MTDISWLAVPDTSSAPEGVLRLWQKSSEALGFVPNVFRAQALNGEQFLAWWAYFNLLVNREGHLSPAEREMLAVVVSAANRCVYCEVSHGAALRGLLDDPLKADTIAVNWRHARLDARQTALCAYAEKLTLRPAEMTQDDLETLRQVGLDDHAILELVQVVGMFNLTNRVSGALGFVPNAEYHTQHR; from the coding sequence ATGACCGACATCTCCTGGCTGGCCGTGCCGGACACGTCGTCCGCGCCCGAGGGTGTGCTCAGACTGTGGCAGAAGTCCAGTGAAGCCCTGGGCTTCGTGCCGAACGTCTTCCGGGCGCAGGCGCTGAACGGTGAGCAGTTTCTCGCGTGGTGGGCGTACTTCAACCTGCTGGTCAACCGCGAGGGTCACCTCAGTCCGGCCGAGCGGGAGATGCTGGCCGTGGTGGTCAGCGCCGCCAACCGCTGCGTGTACTGCGAGGTCTCGCACGGGGCTGCGCTGCGCGGCCTGCTGGACGATCCGCTGAAAGCCGACACCATCGCCGTGAACTGGCGGCATGCCCGGCTGGACGCCCGGCAGACCGCCCTGTGCGCGTATGCCGAGAAACTGACGCTCCGGCCGGCCGAGATGACCCAGGACGATCTGGAGACGCTGCGGCAGGTCGGCCTGGACGACCACGCGATTCTGGAACTCGTGCAGGTCGTCGGGATGTTCAACCTGACCAACCGGGTGAGCGGCGCTCTGGGATTTGTCCCGAACGCCGAGTATCACACCCAGCACCGCTGA
- a CDS encoding BMP family ABC transporter substrate-binding protein produces the protein MNKTLLTALPVTLALLSTAAAPARAQTDAKLRACFVYVGPVGDIGWTYAHDVARKSAEKALPWLETRYVESVAEGQAMPVIDKLVKDSCKVIFTTSFGFMDQTLEAAKKYPNVMFLHASGFKRAPNMGTYMADFYQLYYLNGMMAAAVSKSPKLGYVAAFPVPELKRHISAFALGARAVNPAATVSVKWINAWFDPNKAREAAEALISEGAGALAFTEDTATVVQTAGARKVPVFAHYTPMYKFAPDYVVSGQLVHWDKIYIDVLTKVRNGTYTTKNLDKVDYWNLLRGGSVELGAQDGMAINPKWVPALKAKTITVAGKQVSVYDRVMQLKATMESGGKFDPFTGPIKDRNGFLRVPAGKVASIGELNSMAWVVPGVTGAVADEPKK, from the coding sequence ATGAACAAGACCCTGCTGACCGCCCTGCCCGTGACCCTCGCCCTGCTCTCGACCGCCGCCGCTCCAGCCCGTGCCCAGACCGACGCCAAGCTCCGCGCGTGCTTCGTGTACGTCGGCCCGGTCGGCGATATCGGCTGGACCTATGCCCACGACGTCGCCCGCAAGAGTGCCGAGAAGGCGCTGCCCTGGCTGGAGACCCGCTACGTCGAGAGCGTGGCCGAGGGTCAGGCCATGCCCGTGATCGACAAGCTGGTCAAGGACAGCTGCAAGGTGATCTTCACGACCTCCTTCGGCTTCATGGATCAGACGCTGGAGGCCGCCAAGAAATATCCGAACGTGATGTTCCTGCATGCCAGCGGCTTCAAGCGGGCACCCAACATGGGCACCTACATGGCCGACTTCTACCAGCTGTACTACCTCAACGGCATGATGGCCGCGGCCGTGAGCAAGTCGCCAAAACTGGGCTACGTGGCGGCCTTCCCCGTGCCCGAACTCAAGCGCCACATCAGCGCCTTCGCCCTGGGGGCACGCGCCGTGAACCCGGCCGCGACCGTCAGTGTGAAGTGGATCAATGCGTGGTTCGATCCCAACAAGGCCCGCGAGGCCGCCGAGGCCCTGATCAGTGAGGGCGCGGGGGCACTGGCCTTCACCGAGGACACCGCGACGGTGGTGCAGACCGCCGGGGCCCGCAAGGTGCCGGTGTTCGCGCACTACACGCCCATGTACAAGTTCGCGCCGGACTACGTGGTCAGCGGTCAGCTGGTGCACTGGGACAAGATCTACATCGACGTCCTGACCAAGGTGCGCAACGGCACCTATACCACCAAGAACCTCGACAAGGTGGACTACTGGAACCTGCTGCGCGGCGGCAGCGTCGAGCTGGGTGCCCAGGACGGCATGGCGATCAATCCCAAATGGGTGCCGGCCCTCAAGGCGAAGACCATCACCGTGGCGGGCAAGCAGGTCAGCGTGTATGACCGTGTCATGCAGCTCAAGGCCACCATGGAATCCGGCGGGAAGTTCGATCCCTTCACCGGCCCGATCAAGGATCGCAACGGCTTCCTGCGCGTGCCGGCCGGCAAGGTCGCCAGCATCGGTGAGCTGAACAGCATGGCCTGGGTCGTGCCCGGCGTGACCGGCGCGGTGGCCGACGAGCCGAAGAAGTAA
- the msrP gene encoding protein-methionine-sulfoxide reductase catalytic subunit MsrP, translating into MPESDDPKDTTTGRRAFLRNAGLFTVTAAGLGGGLELLTRRPGAGSAEAQGTAFVRPKRPLGPYDTSEAVTPWEQATTYNNFYEFGTDKGDPARMAASLKPRPWTVKIDGEVKRPQTVDIDTLQGWFPLEDRVYRMRCVEGWSMVMPWLGFSLAALIRRLEPTSKAKYVQFTSLYDPKQFPGQRGTVLDWPYVEGLRLDEALHPLAFMAVGLDGRVLPGQNGAPLRLVVPWKYGFKNIKSIVRITLTAQQPKTTWALAAPDEYGFYANVNPAVPHPRWSQATERRIGELGRRPTLPFNGYADQVAGLYRGMDLRRNF; encoded by the coding sequence ATGCCCGAATCCGATGATCCGAAGGACACCACCACCGGTCGCCGCGCCTTCCTGCGCAACGCAGGCCTGTTCACCGTCACGGCTGCTGGCCTCGGGGGCGGTCTGGAGCTGCTGACGCGCCGCCCCGGTGCCGGCAGCGCCGAGGCGCAGGGCACCGCCTTTGTCCGACCGAAGCGCCCGCTGGGCCCATACGACACGAGCGAGGCCGTGACACCGTGGGAACAGGCGACCACCTACAACAACTTCTACGAGTTCGGCACCGACAAGGGCGATCCGGCCCGGATGGCGGCCAGTCTGAAGCCCCGGCCCTGGACGGTGAAGATCGACGGTGAGGTCAAGAGGCCCCAGACGGTCGACATCGACACCCTGCAGGGCTGGTTCCCGCTGGAAGACCGGGTGTACCGCATGCGCTGCGTGGAGGGCTGGAGCATGGTCATGCCGTGGCTGGGCTTCTCGCTGGCGGCCCTGATCCGCCGGCTGGAGCCCACCAGCAAGGCGAAGTACGTGCAGTTCACATCGCTGTACGACCCGAAACAGTTCCCCGGTCAGCGCGGCACTGTCCTTGACTGGCCGTATGTGGAGGGGCTGCGGCTGGACGAGGCGCTGCACCCGCTGGCATTCATGGCGGTCGGCCTGGACGGCCGGGTGCTGCCGGGTCAGAACGGTGCGCCGCTGCGCCTGGTCGTGCCGTGGAAGTACGGCTTCAAGAACATCAAGAGCATCGTGCGGATCACGCTGACGGCGCAGCAGCCGAAGACCACGTGGGCCCTGGCCGCGCCGGACGAATACGGCTTCTACGCCAACGTGAACCCGGCCGTGCCGCATCCCCGCTGGAGCCAGGCGACCGAACGGCGGATCGGGGAACTGGGCCGCCGTCCGACCCTGCCCTTCAACGGCTACGCGGATCAGGTGGCCGGACTGTACAGGGGCATGGATCTGCGCCGGAACTTCTGA
- a CDS encoding protein-methionine-sulfoxide reductase heme-binding subunit MsrQ produces the protein MSARSPGPRATARPARPLPWLVPAVTVGGLVPAVMLVQDALTGALGANPIQRATLQTGLLTLALLVLSLACTPLRLVTGWTWPARIRKALGLLAFGYGVLHFGIYLLDHGFNLGQITEDVLERPFVTAGFTALLLLVPLALTSRRDSVRRLGFERWTRLHRLVYAAVSVGTLHYYWGVKKDHTPPLIYAAVIAVLFVIRWVARRPRRQGRAGAGRAAG, from the coding sequence ATGTCGGCGCGGTCGCCTGGCCCACGCGCCACCGCCCGCCCGGCCCGGCCCCTGCCGTGGCTGGTGCCGGCCGTCACCGTGGGTGGACTGGTGCCGGCCGTGATGCTCGTGCAGGACGCGCTGACCGGAGCCCTGGGGGCCAACCCGATCCAGCGCGCCACCCTGCAGACCGGTCTGCTGACCCTGGCGCTGCTGGTGCTGTCGCTGGCATGTACACCGCTGCGGCTCGTGACCGGCTGGACCTGGCCCGCCCGGATCCGCAAGGCGCTGGGGCTGCTCGCGTTCGGGTACGGCGTCCTGCACTTCGGGATCTATCTGCTCGACCACGGCTTCAACCTGGGCCAGATCACGGAAGACGTGCTGGAGCGCCCCTTCGTCACGGCCGGGTTCACCGCCCTGCTGCTGCTCGTGCCGCTGGCACTGACGAGCCGCAGGGATTCGGTGCGGCGGCTGGGGTTCGAGCGCTGGACGCGTCTGCACCGTCTGGTCTATGCGGCGGTGAGCGTGGGAACGCTGCACTACTACTGGGGCGTGAAGAAGGATCACACGCCGCCGCTGATCTACGCAGCGGTCATCGCCGTCCTGTTCGTGATCCGCTGGGTGGCCCGCCGGCCCCGTCGGCAGGGGAGGGCGGGAGCGGGGCGGGCAGCAGGCTAG
- a CDS encoding DUF2945 domain-containing protein codes for MTIRVGDTVRWQSHGSHAEGRVVKIAHEDGEVSGFHYRASRDDPRYIVEVDGKRTAHTEGALSKV; via the coding sequence ATGACGATCAGGGTCGGGGACACGGTGCGCTGGCAGAGCCACGGCTCACACGCCGAGGGCAGGGTCGTGAAGATCGCCCACGAGGACGGCGAGGTCAGCGGCTTCCACTACCGCGCCAGCAGGGATGATCCGAGGTACATCGTCGAGGTGGACGGCAAGAGAACCGCCCACACCGAAGGCGCGCTGAGCAAGGTCTAG
- a CDS encoding ABC transporter permease → MDNVVVEALVRALAVGTPLLLASLGAVVNERAGIVNLGMEGVMAVGALAAFAVASSAPDASLWAAVGASMLAGAALCALHALATVTLRANQFVSGLALALIGTGAAGLLGKKYEGLPLFNKVPDWTLGSFTISPFTVGALLLAGLLAFYLNSTRAGLTLRSVGENPAAADVLGVNVGLVRALAVLGGGALGGLGGAFLALSYRSSWTDNMVGGLGWIAVALVIFVAWNPLRAVAGALFFGVLYYLQFRLQGNSPIPTEVFSAMPFVLVLIVLALAGRRGQAGSAPAGLGRAYVRGER, encoded by the coding sequence ATGGATAACGTCGTGGTCGAGGCGCTGGTGCGGGCGCTGGCGGTGGGGACGCCGCTGCTGCTGGCCAGCCTGGGAGCGGTGGTCAACGAGCGGGCAGGCATCGTGAACCTGGGTATGGAGGGGGTCATGGCCGTGGGGGCGCTCGCGGCCTTCGCGGTGGCGAGCAGCGCTCCGGACGCGAGCCTGTGGGCCGCCGTGGGCGCGTCCATGCTGGCCGGCGCGGCCCTGTGCGCGCTGCACGCGCTGGCGACCGTCACGCTGCGGGCCAACCAGTTCGTGTCGGGCCTGGCGCTGGCCCTGATCGGCACCGGTGCGGCGGGGCTGCTGGGCAAGAAGTACGAGGGCCTGCCGCTGTTCAACAAGGTGCCGGACTGGACGCTCGGCAGCTTCACCATCAGTCCCTTCACGGTCGGAGCGCTGCTGCTGGCGGGACTCCTGGCGTTCTACCTGAATTCCACCCGCGCCGGCCTGACGCTGCGGTCCGTGGGCGAGAACCCGGCCGCCGCCGACGTGCTGGGCGTCAATGTCGGCCTCGTGCGGGCGCTGGCGGTGCTGGGCGGCGGGGCGCTGGGCGGACTGGGCGGCGCGTTCCTGGCGCTGTCGTACCGCTCCTCGTGGACCGACAACATGGTGGGCGGGCTGGGCTGGATCGCGGTGGCGCTGGTGATCTTCGTCGCGTGGAATCCGCTGCGGGCCGTGGCCGGCGCCCTGTTCTTCGGTGTCCTGTACTACCTCCAGTTCCGCCTGCAGGGCAACAGCCCCATCCCGACCGAGGTCTTCAGCGCCATGCCCTTCGTGCTGGTGCTGATCGTCCTGGCCCTGGCCGGACGACGCGGACAGGCGGGATCAGCCCCGGCCGGCCTGGGCCGGGCATACGTTCGCGGCGAGCGGTAG
- a CDS encoding ABC transporter permease: MRFVALPATTAARSALVTLGAVVVALAVCAVVFAVYGVSPGAVYGSMLRGTLGDATGLAEVGRRTIPLLLIGSGLALAFRAQFFNIGAEGQLLLGAVSAAGTALFLPLPGPLLVPAMFVMGILGGGLWAGIAAWLRRLNVNEILSTLMLNYVAVALVTYLIAGPWKGKDVRGYIYTDTIPQAGYLPTLPGTQVHWPTLLLGIAVALGLQWLLSRSTLGYALRVVGENPGAARYAGLNAAGIATVVALITGGAAGLAGAGEVAGIHHRLLEAGQLSLGYGFTGVIVAWLARGNPALCLVTAPLMGVILAGGDLLKIDLNMPFRVVDVFSGVILLCLIASEVFVRHRVVWGK; encoded by the coding sequence ATGCGCTTTGTGGCGCTGCCCGCAACCACGGCCGCGCGGTCAGCGCTGGTCACGCTGGGCGCGGTGGTCGTGGCGCTGGCCGTGTGCGCTGTGGTCTTCGCGGTATACGGCGTGTCTCCCGGCGCGGTGTACGGCTCGATGCTGCGCGGCACCCTAGGCGACGCGACCGGCCTGGCCGAGGTGGGGCGACGCACCATCCCGCTGCTGCTGATCGGCTCGGGGCTGGCGCTGGCCTTCCGCGCCCAGTTCTTCAACATCGGCGCAGAGGGACAGCTACTGCTGGGCGCGGTGTCCGCGGCGGGCACGGCGCTGTTCTTGCCGCTGCCGGGGCCGCTGCTCGTGCCTGCCATGTTCGTCATGGGAATCCTGGGCGGAGGGCTGTGGGCCGGGATCGCGGCGTGGCTGCGCCGCCTGAACGTGAACGAGATCCTGTCCACCCTGATGCTGAACTACGTGGCGGTGGCACTGGTCACGTACCTGATCGCCGGGCCCTGGAAGGGAAAGGACGTGCGCGGGTATATCTACACCGACACCATCCCGCAGGCGGGGTATCTGCCGACCCTGCCGGGCACGCAGGTGCACTGGCCGACCCTGCTGCTGGGGATCGCCGTCGCGCTGGGGCTGCAGTGGCTGCTGTCGCGCTCGACGCTGGGCTACGCGCTGCGGGTCGTGGGTGAGAATCCGGGCGCGGCCCGCTATGCCGGCCTGAACGCAGCCGGCATTGCCACCGTGGTCGCCCTGATCACCGGGGGCGCCGCCGGACTGGCCGGCGCGGGCGAGGTGGCGGGCATCCACCACCGCCTGCTGGAAGCCGGGCAGCTGTCGCTGGGCTACGGCTTCACCGGCGTGATCGTGGCGTGGCTGGCGCGGGGCAACCCGGCCCTGTGTCTGGTCACCGCCCCGCTGATGGGCGTGATCCTGGCCGGCGGCGACCTGCTCAAAATCGACCTGAACATGCCCTTCCGCGTGGTCGATGTGTTCAGTGGCGTGATCCTGCTGTGCCTGATCGCCTCCGAGGTCTTCGTACGGCACCGCGTGGTGTGGGGGAAGTGA